One genomic region from Methanonatronarchaeum thermophilum encodes:
- a CDS encoding metallophosphoesterase family protein, with protein sequence MQTRFAHISDVHLGSWGGTDLKQLAIKAFNQTIDRCINKNVDFIIISGDLFETGRPPTTVLMEAFRRLRELNKKNIEVLVVPGSHDFSPSGNTMLNVLESADLITNVSQGQMENGKLKLNFHEPTEGVKVTGMLGRAGSLESKAYQLLNQKQLEKEPGFKIFMFHSAINEYKPEYLKRMKGIKLSYLPKNFDYYAGGHVHKQDKFHEEDYGHITFPGAIFPTDYRELEKNQHGSFYIVDVNENQIEIQTEKIEVAPITSIEIDAENKTPEMVEQNINKEIKKREIENSITLLKIYGVLKTGKTTEIGLNEIRNKIKDLGATAVRTNINQLKTKEYQEFDVKAGDRKELEQKLIEEHIGQFELNDKTDKEKQQLTKQLFDKLSIEKEDGEKKKDYKERVVQDALKTLGIKKELEKTL encoded by the coding sequence ATCCAAACACGTTTCGCACACATCTCAGATGTCCACCTAGGTAGTTGGGGTGGAACAGACCTAAAACAACTAGCCATAAAAGCATTCAACCAAACAATAGACCGATGCATAAACAAAAACGTAGACTTCATAATAATATCAGGAGACCTATTCGAAACAGGCCGCCCCCCAACAACAGTACTAATGGAAGCATTCAGAAGACTACGAGAACTAAACAAAAAAAACATCGAGGTATTAGTAGTACCAGGCTCCCACGACTTCTCACCCTCCGGAAACACAATGCTTAACGTCCTTGAATCAGCCGACCTCATAACAAACGTAAGCCAGGGACAGATGGAAAATGGAAAACTAAAACTAAATTTCCACGAACCAACAGAGGGAGTCAAAGTAACCGGCATGCTCGGTAGAGCAGGCTCCCTAGAATCAAAAGCATACCAACTACTCAACCAAAAACAACTGGAAAAAGAACCTGGCTTCAAAATATTCATGTTCCACTCAGCAATAAACGAATACAAACCCGAATACCTAAAACGAATGAAAGGAATAAAACTCTCATACCTACCGAAAAACTTCGATTACTACGCAGGAGGCCACGTCCACAAACAAGACAAATTCCATGAAGAAGACTATGGCCACATAACATTCCCAGGAGCGATATTCCCAACAGACTACCGTGAACTAGAAAAAAACCAACACGGCAGTTTCTACATAGTAGACGTAAACGAAAACCAAATAGAAATCCAAACTGAAAAAATAGAAGTAGCCCCCATAACATCGATCGAAATAGATGCCGAAAACAAAACACCCGAAATGGTAGAACAAAACATAAACAAAGAGATAAAGAAAAGAGAAATAGAAAACTCAATAACCCTATTAAAGATATATGGAGTTCTTAAAACCGGTAAAACAACAGAAATAGGGCTCAATGAAATACGAAACAAAATAAAAGACCTCGGTGCAACAGCAGTAAGAACAAACATCAACCAACTCAAAACAAAAGAATACCAGGAGTTCGATGTCAAAGCAGGAGACCGGAAAGAACTTGAACAGAAATTAATAGAAGAACACATCGGCCAGTTCGAACTGAACGATAAAACAGATAAAGAAAAACAACAACTCACAAAACAACTATTCGACAAACTATCTATAGAAAAAGAAGACGGAGAAAAAAAGAAAGACTACAAAGAAAGAGTCGTTCAAGACGCATTAAAAACACTCGGAATAAAAAAAGAACTAGAAAAAACCCTATAA
- a CDS encoding ATP-binding protein: protein MNVVGRIVSGDFDTVKIRQKASETIEMGDLLVAENQNSYTILQVHDLMYGSQISNKEKNLVAGMKLEGYGRDLDFTDPELSNYIIADLKSLVTVEKNNNTSHSPKKLPQFFSGMRRAKDKDFNFIQTHEKPLVIGNVRTGSQKLDVEINLPGEEVLRHHILVPASTGKGKSNLVKTMAWELLDQEYCGLLIIDPHNEYYGTQGTPGLSNHPMANQFVEAYSPGKNQVGVNKLVINIQELKPWDLMKVIELSNAQTEAINAYYQEHKENWIKELMLSQEPINNIQEVTLETMKRKLAVYLDIHEKNNQLTCKGIFDEKAGESTIENIVQSLESTKTLILDTSNLEAKIELLVGSIIANRLFNRYKKYKSTDQINQKPVISIVLEEAPRVIGENSIIQSGNIFEKIAREGRKFKIGLTAITQLPSVIPRQILANMNTKIILGMEMRSERNSIVESASQDLSKDDRNIATLDKGEAIITSTFTDFAIPIKIPYFKKIVDQTQQKPTEQIEFRGIT, encoded by the coding sequence ATGAATGTTGTAGGAAGAATTGTTAGTGGAGATTTCGACACAGTAAAGATAAGACAGAAAGCCAGTGAAACGATCGAGATGGGAGACCTACTGGTAGCTGAAAACCAAAACTCATACACAATACTACAAGTACATGACCTGATGTACGGCTCCCAAATATCTAATAAAGAAAAAAACCTGGTCGCCGGAATGAAGTTAGAGGGATATGGAAGAGACCTCGACTTCACCGACCCCGAATTAAGCAACTACATAATAGCAGACCTAAAAAGCTTGGTTACAGTTGAAAAAAACAACAACACATCACACTCCCCCAAAAAACTACCCCAGTTCTTCTCAGGAATGCGTAGAGCAAAAGATAAAGATTTCAACTTCATACAAACACATGAAAAACCATTGGTGATTGGAAACGTCAGAACAGGATCGCAGAAACTAGATGTAGAGATAAACCTACCTGGAGAAGAAGTATTAAGACACCACATACTCGTTCCAGCATCAACAGGTAAAGGCAAATCAAACCTCGTTAAAACCATGGCCTGGGAACTACTAGACCAAGAATACTGTGGACTACTAATAATCGATCCCCACAACGAATACTATGGAACCCAAGGAACACCAGGCCTCTCAAACCACCCAATGGCAAACCAGTTTGTAGAGGCATACTCACCCGGAAAAAACCAAGTAGGTGTAAACAAACTCGTAATCAACATACAGGAACTAAAACCATGGGATTTAATGAAAGTAATCGAACTATCAAACGCACAAACCGAAGCAATAAACGCATACTACCAAGAACATAAGGAAAACTGGATTAAAGAACTCATGTTGTCACAAGAACCAATAAACAACATCCAGGAAGTAACTCTGGAAACTATGAAACGGAAGTTAGCAGTATACCTCGACATACACGAAAAAAACAACCAACTTACATGCAAAGGAATCTTTGACGAAAAAGCAGGGGAATCAACAATCGAAAACATAGTTCAATCTCTCGAATCAACAAAAACCCTGATATTAGATACATCAAACCTTGAAGCAAAAATAGAGTTATTAGTAGGCTCCATAATCGCAAACAGACTTTTCAATAGATATAAAAAATATAAATCGACCGATCAAATCAACCAAAAACCAGTTATATCCATCGTATTAGAAGAAGCACCCAGAGTTATAGGGGAAAACTCAATAATACAGTCAGGAAACATATTCGAAAAAATAGCTAGAGAAGGACGTAAATTCAAGATAGGGTTAACAGCTATAACACAACTACCAAGCGTCATCCCCAGACAGATACTGGCAAACATGAACACTAAAATAATTTTAGGAATGGAGATGCGGAGCGAAAGAAATTCAATAGTCGAAAGCGCGTCACAAGACCTATCAAAAGACGACAGAAACATAGCAACTCTAGACAAAGGAGAAGCAATTATAACCTCAACATTCACCGACTTCGCAATACCAATAAAAATCCCATACTTCAAAAAAATCGTAGACCAAACACAACAAAAACCAACAGAACAGATCGAGTTCCGAGGAATAACCTAA
- a CDS encoding DNA double-strand break repair nuclease NurA, giving the protein MKDIALANLLNDLGDSIKQTEHGQPLFRGLNYTPIKLDEDNFYKIPGGDTDRKLSFIDGGNMELFSSPMFSVHLIRVYYNVFKGRERIEPGELPQRIDFYALAIASEVNGEIKYQGKIYPVNSNHKKYLPDEEDLELKLSEVVSEPDEQLSMSRIGRICTAARRFAEWKVAGEISKQELSAGDIMVMDGSLQTSVKNETRYAENAYKKALENDVVYSGLSKTTTLHTTTGNSLVKTLKDLASEIEYPWYYYPVVKNVDPNHQAEIYFVKLYRESQYAFRYELQRDWKKNASKMEIESVLTALSNNSRDVRFPGYPYGLVDADRMASVSKEEASRYRARFKAMTSGTGLWSELRTYLSAVDAHDVLNKLR; this is encoded by the coding sequence ATGAAGGATATTGCTCTAGCTAACCTACTAAACGACCTTGGTGACAGCATTAAGCAGACAGAGCATGGGCAACCATTGTTCAGAGGATTAAACTACACACCAATCAAGCTAGATGAAGATAATTTCTATAAAATACCTGGTGGAGATACTGATCGGAAGCTCTCTTTTATCGATGGAGGTAATATGGAGCTTTTTTCTTCACCTATGTTCTCCGTACACCTGATTCGTGTTTATTATAATGTTTTTAAAGGTAGAGAGAGGATTGAGCCGGGAGAATTGCCCCAGAGAATAGATTTTTATGCACTTGCAATCGCATCCGAAGTAAACGGTGAAATCAAATATCAAGGAAAGATATATCCGGTTAACTCTAACCACAAGAAATACCTACCGGATGAAGAAGACCTGGAGTTAAAACTTAGTGAAGTTGTTAGCGAACCAGATGAACAGTTGAGTATGTCCCGAATCGGGAGGATATGTACAGCTGCACGTAGGTTCGCAGAGTGGAAGGTTGCTGGAGAGATATCCAAACAAGAACTCAGTGCTGGAGACATAATGGTGATGGATGGAAGCCTCCAAACATCTGTCAAAAACGAAACCAGATACGCAGAAAATGCCTATAAAAAAGCATTGGAAAACGATGTGGTGTATTCAGGGTTATCTAAAACAACAACACTGCACACAACAACCGGTAACAGTCTAGTTAAAACGCTTAAAGACCTTGCAAGTGAAATAGAATATCCATGGTACTACTACCCAGTTGTAAAAAACGTAGATCCAAACCACCAAGCCGAAATATATTTCGTAAAACTCTATAGAGAGTCACAATACGCCTTCAGATATGAATTACAGCGAGATTGGAAGAAAAACGCAAGCAAAATGGAAATTGAATCGGTATTAACCGCATTATCGAACAACTCCCGAGACGTAAGGTTTCCAGGATATCCATATGGGTTGGTAGATGCTGATAGAATGGCAAGCGTCTCCAAAGAAGAAGCCTCAAGATATAGAGCTAGATTTAAAGCAATGACATCAGGAACAGGTCTCTGGAGCGAACTACGTACATACCTATCAGCCGTTGACGCACACGACGTCCTGAACAAACTAAGATAA
- the tpiA gene encoding triose-phosphate isomerase — MKLIINLKTYKAGTNQNAIEIAKTIEKIQQETDAEIIICPQPTDIQKINEQTNTPIYAQHIDPINYGSNTGHILPEAVKQAGATGTLINHSEKNLTLKQIAKANKRAKKLDLKTIICTNNVQTTKAASKLNPDYVAIEPPELIGGDISVTKADPEIIEKSVENSTTPILCGAGVSTGEDVKKAIELGAEGVLVASGVVKTKNPEKAIQKLLSKI; from the coding sequence ATGAAACTAATAATAAACCTCAAAACATACAAGGCTGGAACAAACCAAAACGCCATAGAAATCGCTAAAACCATCGAAAAAATCCAGCAAGAAACAGACGCAGAAATAATAATATGCCCACAACCCACAGATATCCAGAAAATCAACGAACAAACAAACACTCCAATATACGCACAACACATCGACCCCATCAACTACGGAAGCAACACAGGCCACATACTACCAGAAGCAGTAAAACAGGCAGGGGCAACAGGAACCCTAATAAACCACTCAGAAAAAAACCTAACACTAAAACAAATCGCTAAAGCCAACAAACGAGCAAAAAAACTCGACCTAAAAACAATAATCTGCACAAACAACGTACAAACCACCAAGGCAGCCTCAAAACTCAACCCAGACTACGTAGCAATAGAACCACCAGAACTTATAGGCGGAGACATATCAGTCACAAAAGCAGACCCAGAAATAATCGAAAAATCAGTAGAAAACTCAACAACCCCAATACTATGTGGAGCAGGAGTTTCAACTGGAGAAGACGTAAAAAAAGCAATAGAACTAGGTGCCGAAGGAGTATTGGTGGCCTCCGGAGTAGTTAAAACAAAAAACCCAGAAAAAGCAATACAAAAACTACTATCCAAAATATAA